gtctaaccggtctCATCAGTGTCcctaacttagcagacgatgttcaacttcacaggggctcgattatggagtaaggtaggccttttgacatcagtgaataaccacataactataattcagtatgcatacacaaccagaaaccatgtcgatactgccgatttttcgcaagattttttttttttaaatgctggactttaaatgttgtcgtgtctagcatttctgacaattcgacaacgagcccctgtgtgacgacagtgacaatttgattacttcCTATAGGCCTAGATCAGGAATAGAGCTTATAATTTTGTGTCGAGTcggtcgacttcattttttctattattaaattttactcttATAACTTGCGTTGCTTTAAATTGTTGTGGTTTACgtagataaatgctagcattcgaaatctctcctggccgaatgtaactggggaccattgttttgaccagcaacacctggggctgtatccctactctgaccgaatcactgtaaattgtagtatacactctgattaatacaatttggtttacaaacgacatataggcaaatgcaacacagaatgtaaatatatgtatatattttaaatgatatatatgtaagtcTTGATTACTGTGATAACtaaattattaataaattatttgtaaCTGGtcaataaattaaaacatagaaaatttTCGAAATGTTGTGACTTTATTTTCTTCTGAGTTTACCTGAGTTTACTTGAGTTTACCTGAGTTTACCTGAGTTTACTTGagttttcatcatcatcatcatcatcatcattatcagcATCAGCATCTCTTTTATTCCTCAAatttgagatatatatatattacaatcatatatttacatttgtctggcattgtcactatatagtctgtttgagagctctggcattgatgtacgtttaaatgccatccatcacgcgctacacttatcagtGTATtgatacaacacaaaccggaactacaatatccaggataattaagtttaacgactaattattttgtctacattatttgttataaaaaataagCCATTTtcgcattacgttgataataagatgattaacaaaattgagtttgtttttttttaaattcatgtactattttgtttgccaaaaagcacgcgaccatgttccggctggtccaacgactgacaaaaaatctgctgactgtcggtaaAGCGGGAATTATGAAtcttaaatatgaattatagcatttaaaaatttaaaaaagcagacggaatataaatataagcgttgaactgtttttgtatggtatttatgaactatttgaatgccagaaaTTTGCAAGCAAAAATCATAATGTGCTATTATGTTTTATGCTTGCAAAGTTCTGGCATTCAATAgatcatacatacaatacaaaaacagttcaatgcttaaataatacATTTCGTTTAAGTTACTCAaaaaacttttctatactttaTACCTAATTAGCTACAAAGATGTACATGCACAGTGTTAGTGGTCTTCATGATaagatatttcaatttaagtAATTTACTTTCTACATCTATATGAAATGGTATGACGATATTGAATTAATATATCCAGGCTAAATTAGAAATCTTTTGTAGAATGTCTATTTGTACAGTTCTGTTTGTCGCCATTTAACACAAagtatataactacattgtacatgtatttggtatacATGTTCTAAATTATCACATGTTCTACCTGCGTTGGGATACACATACATAAGAAACGTACTCCTAGATACATAAGATCCTTCAGAATATCATCTGAAATGTCAATGTTCTCATGTATAACAGACGTCTTACCCAGCAACACATTTGTTCTTCAGGTAAATCggacaaatgtatataaagttcAATAGAAAAACTGTCCTACCCATTTCTCACCTAAAATCTCAAATGTTGGCTAGACTGTAAGGCACCCATTGATCGACACGCTTCATTGATGAAAAGTGAGCATTTTACTGAACAAGCAAAACTATTTACCCCCAGCAAGACTTTCAATACAGTTAATCATAGTGTTCTGAACTCAGCcttaaataatttgtttaaaatcgTACCTCACTAAAACGACATAATCTTAATGTTTCTCCGGTGTAGCAAAACTATCAGAAGATATCTTAATTACAGTTAAATGGATGAAAGATATCAAATTAAGTCTGAATTTAACGTAAACCCAATGTATGATGACAGGGCCCCCTCAAAAGGTCGGAAGATGATGGCAGCTGATTTTGAGAGTAGGGATCTCACGATTGAAACTGgtcctgttacactactgtgtaggggggggggggggggtccagttatttagtgataatgcgagcgccgttTTTTTGCGAGGGGTCTCGGGGCCGCCGCCAAGGCCTCCAGCGTGGTCCAGGGTAGGTGGttctagggggggggggggggggggggggggggggggggtgaatATAGCATTTTCAATCATTCGGGATCGTTTTCTAGAGAGTAAGTTTCGTTAATACACCATATTTATAAAGTCAACATGGACTAAAACTAATATAAaagacttttaaaacattttttttcgcTAACGGACCAGAAATAGGAGATCGCAGTGTGTTTCGCGTGCGTGaccgtttatatatatattaagcttCAACTTTCGGCCATATTATTTTtcgatttgattaaaacatgtttttatttgcatcaatatatacaaaaggaTAGGGCAAAGgctttcaaacttatatgaagccatttcccaactacatatatatgtttttagatcTACCCACAAATGACAATCACAACATAGGATCATTGCGAGCATGCATTagagaaaattaatttcattactttctgTGAAATTAAGATATGAACAGCATccatttttaatttgttttgttgtttaggCAGCCGTAGAGATATCCTCAAGAAATATGACAAAACCATCTTTCCCAGGGGCGCGGATCCAgcaggattttcgaaaggggggggggggggggggggggggggggtccagtaatttagtgataatgcgaatTTTGTTTGGCGTCTACGAGGTGTCTGGGGGCCGCCAAGGCATTTTTATAAGGCTATAAAAAATGTCCTCCTccgaaaaggggggggggggggatgaaaACCCATTCCGTTATGGGTACACGACAAAGGTATCGGTAGGACCAGCCGCCAGTCTATATGTGTAATTGCTACCGCAAATATCCCTTCGAATCAAACCCATCTTACGTTTTTCTTTGTGTCAAATTATACTATATCCACTAGGATCGGTACAAGCAGTAGTACAAAAGTGAGGATACGAGCGCAGGGTCACCCGGTGCATTCCCTATATAATCCTTACCACCTCCCTGGCACCTCCCTAGTGGCACCCCCCTTGACAGGGGGGtaccgatgacgtcacaaatgGAGGGTTATCCAGTGCATAAAAATGACCCTCAGGGGGTACCGATGATGTAACGGAGGGTCACGCCTCCTCCCCGTCAGGGGGGTACCGCGACCACCGATGTTGTCATGTAATGACGTGTTTGGATTTTCCAATCTATTTCGACCGATTGCATCACGGTATGAAATAGACAAAACATGAATGGACATGTCATACAATTGTCGTAACCAGGTCACATAATCCGTGTAATACGGCGAGACATTTTAGTACATAACATTGTCTTGTTGTTATTCATCACCctacatatatattcaattgtaagtgttatatatataacttttttattttatatatattatatagtattagTACTCGAGCTTCGATGGGAACACCcgtttatatatcaacatgattTAGGGCACATTGTGTTTAAACGTCGGTCACACCACAATAAATACGATATCTTTAAGTCAAAATCATTACAAAAATCTGAGTTTCAAATCTTCACGACAAATGGTTATAACGAGATTTAAAATTTACCCAATGCTTTAAACCAGATCACAGTCGAATATTTGCCGAGTACAAAGTTATCTATTACAGCTGTGTGAATGTTTACATACAAACGTTGTGTATACGATTCAATGACGCGTACAATCGGGAAACAGTGTTCACCAGTATACTTGTAAACTATATATGTACGATTCGAGACAAACATTCGGAAAGTAATCAAGAAACACATTATCAATGTCTTTATTTAGTATTACAAACCTGTAAAACCCTATACGTATTCCTTTTAACACTGATAAATCCGTGGAAGCATAGGATATGTCGGTTACAAATGGCGAACAGGTTAACTATTTAAAGCGCCCCCTACAGTATACTGCGTACGtgtgtatacatttaatacaccTATCTACTACATGGGCCTATACAGTCGAGCGGTCTAGGTCAAGATTTCCAACCAAAACATCCCGAGTTCGACTCTCGCACAAAACAGTCAGAAATTTAATGCTAAAAGTTAACAATTTTTCAGTGTCTAACATACTCGAGAGACGTTAAAAATACGTCCGGTCGcttcaaaaacaaatgaaaaatgaaataaaatgaaaaaattaatcTGCAAAAATtcgattaaccaatcaaattacccGATTACAATTGAAGGTGTCAGAGGGTATAAATACAAGTGCGAAAGAACCAAAAAGTCATTCTTAGGCTGCCACTTGGAGGAGTAAGTCAGAAGAAAGTAATAGACACTTGAAACAGTACGGACGGAACGAAAAGGTAAGTTTCAGTCCAATTATACAATTTGTAAGTTTATGAACGTCTGAGGTGTTTGTCACACATGAATTGAGTGTACTGGATTAGGGCGGTGTCACAAGTCCACAACGGAAAGAGGGCGTTTTAAAGTGACATGTCCCCGCGATATCCAGGAATATCTTTCCGGCCAATAATTCATGTGGACCCATCGGGTGATGCTCCGTTTCTGGTGACAGAATCGTTGATGTTCTTCGTACGAACGCCATAGGAGCTCGGTCCTTTAATCAGACACACtaacaaaacaacaacttatagctaataaaatatcttattaacttctatttatatctttaaaaagtgtgcaacatttaaaaattaaattgcaAGGCTGAGGTGTTTGTCACACATGAATTGAGTGTACTGGATTAGGGCGATGTCACAAGTCCACAACGGAAAGAGGGCGTTTTAAAGTGACATGTCCCCGCGATATCCAGGAACATCTTTCCGACCAATAATTCATGTGGGCCCATAGGGTGATGCTCCGTTTCTGGTGACAGAAGCGTTGATGTTCTTCGTACGAACACCATAGGACTTCGGTCCTTTAGTCAGTTCATAGCTACTTAAAAACGTCTGCTCGCTTCAAAATCTATGATACATCTGATGCAAAAATTGCAAAACatatctcaaaaaaaaaaaaaaaaaaaattgtatcaaCCAATCATAAGAAGGGAATTACGTCATTGAAAGAAAGGTTATAAATATAGACGTGAAACCGATCAAACTTCATTCTGCAGTAAAAACTAGAGGAGAACAAATCGGTAAATTTTACTCTGTTATTTTGTAGAAACCATGGAAAAACGACAAGCTATCGATCAAAGTGCTACTCCGGCTAAGAAGGGAAAGTTTTCTTGTCCAAAGTGTGATAAATCTTTTGAACACAAGAAGACTCTCACGAGACATGTTACACAACATGGAGATATCAAATGGAAATGTGGAGTTTGTAACAAAGAGTTTGCGAGAAAAGATCGGATGACGAGACATGAGAAGGTTCACGGAAAACCACTACATTTATGTTGCGGAAAATCGTTCTGGAGGGCTGATAAATACCATGAACATTTAAAAGCGCATAACAAAAGCCAACACGGAGGAGCATTGGAAATAGCCGAACacgaaaacaaagaaaatgccCAGCCTTCAAAAGATCAACCAATTAACACTGACAGATTAATTACAGAGATGGAAAACAACTCGGCAAACCCGACTATACAAGTTAATCAGCCAACGGAGAATGACGAATGCCCTGAGGAAGCACTCGGTGGATCCTTTAAAGTGGTCACTATTCCGGCAGAGGGTAAAGCCAAATTAGACGTCACAACATCCCTTCACCAACACTACGACACCATAAAGAAGAAAATAGAGAGCGCAGTTATTCAGGGGGGTGTCAAATGGTACCTATCGATCCAAGTCCAATTTTCGAAGCCAAAAGGAGAAACAGTGGAACGCGTTACACCTCATTTTCGCGGGAAGTGCCAAATTGCTCTGAAATCTAATGACATTGACGAAAACATGCGTGAATCGATACGAAAAATTCAGAATTCATTCACAGAGTATCAGCGCAAGGGTAGTAATTGGACATTAGACAAAGTGATCCAAATACAGATACATTTTGCCCGATACAAACCTCTCAAAGGGTCCAGTTACATACCACTACCAATCAAACTGAGATCTAAGCAGGCTGTCATTAACATTCAAAACAAGGACAACAAATGCTTCATGTGGTCGGTTCTAGCTGCTTTGTATCCAGTCAAGAGAGATTCTCAGCGTGTTACAAAATACACAGATCATCAAGGTGAACTCGATTTTTCAGGTATTTCCTTCCCCGTCAAAGTAGCAGACGTCAGCAAGTTCGAGGCAGGGAACAAGATCAGCATCAACGTCTTAGGATATGAAAAAGGTTCACTATTCCCAATCCACGTGACAAAGCAAAGGTTTAATCAACACGTAGATTTACTACTCATATCTGATGGACGGAGGTCTCACTACTGTTGGATCAAGAACGTGGACCGGCTTCTGAGTGATCAACACACACATAAAAACCGCTATTTCCACTGCATGTACTGCCTGCAAGGGTTTACCAAGGAACGAATTCTCAATGACCATATCTCGTACTGTCGTGAGCACGGGACCCAGAAAGTGAAGCTACCTTCAGAAGAGGATAAATGGTTGTTCTACAAGGAATTCAGAAAACAATTAAAGGTGCCATACATAATATATGCAGACTTCGAGTCATTTCAAGTGCCTATACATAGATGTGAGGTTGACCCGAAAAAATCACATACTGAGAAGACGACATACCATGTTCCTTCTAGTTTCGCTTACAAAGTTGTAGGTCTCACAAAAGAGACTTCTAATGATCCAGTGATTTATAGAGGACCAGATGTGGCGGAAACGTTTGTAAAATGTATGCTGAGAGAGCAGGAAGAAATAgaacaaaaatttaaaaccgTGAAGCAGATGGTTATGACGGGTAGTGATTGGCAAGCTTTCAACCATGCAGTAAACTGTCACATTTGTGGAAAAGAGATGGGCGATGATAGAGTGCGGGATCATTGCCACGTGACGGGAGCATTCAGGGGAGCAGCTCACAACGAATGTAACATAAACTACAAGTTTACAGGACGCATTCCGGTCGTCTTCCACAATCTGAGGGGTTATGATTCCCATCTCATCATGCAAGCAATAGGAAAGATGtctgaaaaagaaatcaaatgtATACCAAATAACATGGAGAAGTACATTTCTTTTTCCATGGGCTGTATGGACTTTATCGACAGTTTCCAGTTTATGGGAACGTCACTGGAGAAACTAATAGCAAATTTATCTGTGGAAGGTAAGGACAAGTTCTCACACATGACGCAACATTTTGGTGACGAGAAAATTGAACTCCTGCTTAAAAAGCAAGTGTACCCCTACGACTACTTCGATGGCCCCCATAAATTTCAGGAGACTTGTCTCCCTCCAAAGGAAGCGTTCCGCAGCAGTTTGACGGGAGAGGATGTATCGGAAGAAAAGTACCAACACGCTTGCAAAGTGTGGAACGAATTAGGTATACACAATCTTGGTGAATATTCGGACATATACGTCTTGACAGATGTTCTAGGTCTCGCCGATGTTTTCGAAAACTTCCGAAATCTATGTCTGGATTCCTATGGCCTCGACGCAGCTCATTTTTACACCGCCCCTGGATTGGCATGGCAAGCAGcattaaaaatgacaaatgtcAGACTCGAACTGCTTACCGACATCGACCAGCACTTATTCATTGAGGAAGGCTTAAGAGGAGGCATATCTATGATAAGTCACCGATTTGCTGAAGCTAACAATCCATACGTCCCAGGTTATGACCAAATGAAACCAAGAGAATATATCACTTACTTGGACGCAAACAATTTGTATGGCTGGGCCATGTCACAATACCTGCCGACTCATGACTTTGCTTGGCTTACCGAAACAGCAAAAGACATGCTTGATATCACATCAGTCCCTGATGATGCAACAGAGGGATACATATTGGAAGTGGATCTAGAGTACCCACCCGACCTCCACGACCTACACAACGAATACCCATTAGCTCCCGAACGGGTGACTGTGGGTAAAGACGAACTGTCCGACTACAGCAAAGTCTTATTTCGGAAGCTGGCAGACTGTGGAAATCCACATGATTGTTTGGACCATTACACCTCAGCACAGAAACTCGTTCCAAACCTTAGAAACAAGGAAAAATATGTGGTACACTATAGGAACTTAAAACAATATCTTTCTCTTGGAATGAAACTAACAAAAGTCCATAGAGTGTTGACCTTCGAGCAGACGCCATGGTTGAAAATTTATATAGATTACAACACGGAGAAAAGGAAACAATCCCGAAATACTTTCGAAAAAGATTTCTACAAGTTAATGAACAACAGCGTGTTTGGCAAGACCATGGAGAACTTACGAAAGAGAATGGACGTCAAACTTGTAAACAGTGAGAAGAAAGCAATTAAATTAACATGCAAGCCGACATTCCACGAGTTCAGAATATTCTCTGACGATTTAGTCGGTGTTCACATGCTCAAGTCGAAGTTGTATCTAAATCGACCAATCTACGTTGGATTCAGCATTCTGGACATCTCAAAAACCTTGATGTATGATTTTCATTACAATTACATCAAGCGGAAATTTGAATCTCATGCCCGCCTTCTCTTTACCGATACCGACAGTCTGGCATATACCATTCAGACGGATGACTTCTACCAACATATGTTAGAGGATAGTGATTTATTCGATACATCAGAGTTTAGAAAAGACAATCCCCTGTACAGTACAAAAAATAAGAAAGTTTTGGGCAAAATGAAGGATGAAACACACGGTGACGCGATACATGCATTTGTTGGACTTAAATCTAAGATGTATGCGTATACATACAATACCATGGAAGATATTGATGGTACAGAAGTGATGACACACGTTGAATCGAAGAAGGCGAAAGGTATCAAGAAATATGTTATCGAAAACCACACTCGTTTCGAGCAATACAAGGAATGTCTTCTTCAAAACAGAATTATTTTGTCTCAAATGAATCAAATCAGAAGTTTCAAGCACCAACTCTATAACATATCGATGACTAAAATAGGTCTGTCACCTTTTGACGACAAACGATATCTGCTAGACGATGGGATCACTAGCTATGCATACGGCCACTGGAGGCTACAAAGTAAGGAGAGTGAACTATCCTAGAAAGGTCTTATTTCAGGACCCCGTTGCATGGGAACAGGTGTACAATCGACACAGATCACCCAAGTACCATGGATCGGGTGGTAGACGGCTCTCAGTAGcgtaaatatatcattgtccATTATAGAGTAGGGATTTGTATGTACAGACGGGCACGAGATGGGTCTCTGACTTGTGTTCTGTCTCATTGACAGAGACgataaaatattgaatgttaCAAATTGTCTATTTATCTTTACCCATAATGCATTGCAACATAGAGTATAAATAGACCTGAAATCTAAAACTTTGTCATTTCATACCTGGACACCGACGAGAACACATCAACATGAAGCACCAGTGCCGTATTTGCTTTAGTGAATATATCTGGCCACATGATTTAAAACGTCACCTAAGACATAAGCATTCGGACGGAGAGGGATTTGTTAATACCaatcagcagcagcagcagcagcacgAACTATCCAATAAAGATGGTTTTGTACAGTTAGCACACCATACATTTAtccagcagcagcagcagcacgAACTGTCCAATAAAGATGGTTTTGTACAGTTAGCACACCATACATTTAtccagcagcagcagcagcagcagcagcagcagcagcagcagcacgAACTGTCCAATAAAGATGGTTTTGTACAGTTAGCACACCATACACGTAcccagcagcagcagcagcagcagcaagaGTTGGTATTTAAACATCCATTTACTGCAACTGTTTCGGGACCGACCTCGTGTGGAAAGACTTATTTTGTCAAAACACTGCTTCAAAATTGTATGGTAAAAGTATCACCACCGCCACAACGTATTTTATGGCTGTACAAACGATGGCAACCactttatgacgtcatcaaagcAACAGTCTACCCTTCAGTAGAATTCATCCAAGGGATTCCTATGGATTTAGATCAAGATTCTTTCATAAATCCCAGTGTTAAAAACTTGGTAATATTGGATGATCTCATGTCGTCAGCGAGTAAGGACCCTCGCATAAACGAATTATTTACGGAAGGGAGCCACCACAGAAATTTGTCAGTCATAGCCATCAATCAAAACCTTTACTACAACAAAGATCCAACACAGAGGAGGAATTGCCACTATTTGGTATTGTTCAACAATCCTATCGATAAACAGCAGGTCATGACTCTTGCAAGACAGATGTATCCCGAAAATGTACAACATCTGATGACGCATTTCAAACAGGCTACCAGTAAACCGTACGGATATCTTCTCGTCGATTTGAAGCCATCCACTCCAGAATCGATACGCATGCGCAGTGACATATTTTCTGTACAGCCTATAAAAGGACAGAAAGATCAAGCTAATGCTCATTTTGAGGCTGATACTCCAACCGAGCAGACGTATTCcaagcagcagcagcagcagcagcaacaacagcaAACTGTAGACGAAACACATCTACTACAAGAAGAGATGTCCGCCTGTGATGATTGTGGTATCATGTTCCAAGACATACACGATTTACAGAGACACTTGAAAACCTGGTGTCCAGAAAACGATTCCCGTAAAAGGAAACGAGAATCAATAGACGAAGAGGAACCAGAACAAAAAAGGTGGATCTCATACAAGTCTGACGAGGAAAGTGATGAAAGTGAAGAAAATGAGGTTTTCAAATCCTTGATGAATGAAGCAGAGTCTTCGAACGAGGTTAAATGGAATAAAAAGTATGAGAAATACGTAAACGAGGGCATGTCTGATGACGAAGCACAGACGAAAGCGAACGAGAAAATGGAATCTGAAGATATGAAGcaattttaccaaaattataaagCCATTATCCAGTACATTCTTCAGCTAAGAAATGGCAAGATTCACAAAAAGATTATGGATGATGTAACAGACTTCATAGAAGATGGTTATGGAGATAATAAAGCGATCAAGATGGCACTTAAAAAGAATCGTCATGTTTTAGAAGAGTTGTGGGACGATGACTCCGAAGATGATGGATCAGACGACGACTCCG
The Pecten maximus unplaced genomic scaffold, xPecMax1.1, whole genome shotgun sequence DNA segment above includes these coding regions:
- the LOC117321021 gene encoding uncharacterized protein LOC117321021 — protein: MEKRQAIDQSATPAKKGKFSCPKCDKSFEHKKTLTRHVTQHGDIKWKCGVCNKEFARKDRMTRHEKVHGKPLHLCCGKSFWRADKYHEHLKAHNKSQHGGALEIAEHENKENAQPSKDQPINTDRLITEMENNSANPTIQVNQPTENDECPEEALGGSFKVVTIPAEGKAKLDVTTSLHQHYDTIKKKIESAVIQGGVKWYLSIQVQFSKPKGETVERVTPHFRGKCQIALKSNDIDENMRESIRKIQNSFTEYQRKGSNWTLDKVIQIQIHFARYKPLKGSSYIPLPIKLRSKQAVINIQNKDNKCFMWSVLAALYPVKRDSQRVTKYTDHQGELDFSGISFPVKVADVSKFEAGNKISINVLGYEKGSLFPIHVTKQRFNQHVDLLLISDGRRSHYCWIKNVDRLLSDQHTHKNRYFHCMYCLQGFTKERILNDHISYCREHGTQKVKLPSEEDKWLFYKEFRKQLKVPYIIYADFESFQVPIHRCEVDPKKSHTEKTTYHVPSSFAYKVVGLTKETSNDPVIYRGPDVAETFVKCMLREQEEIEQKFKTVKQMVMTGSDWQAFNHAVNCHICGKEMGDDRVRDHCHVTGAFRGAAHNECNINYKFTGRIPVVFHNLRGYDSHLIMQAIGKMSEKEIKCIPNNMEKYISFSMGCMDFIDSFQFMGTSLEKLIANLSVEGKDKFSHMTQHFGDEKIELLLKKQVYPYDYFDGPHKFQETCLPPKEAFRSSLTGEDVSEEKYQHACKVWNELGIHNLGEYSDIYVLTDVLGLADVFENFRNLCLDSYGLDAAHFYTAPGLAWQAALKMTNVRLELLTDIDQHLFIEEGLRGGISMISHRFAEANNPYVPGYDQMKPREYITYLDANNLYGWAMSQYLPTHDFAWLTETAKDMLDITSVPDDATEGYILEVDLEYPPDLHDLHNEYPLAPERVTVGKDELSDYSKVLFRKLADCGNPHDCLDHYTSAQKLVPNLRNKEKYVVHYRNLKQYLSLGMKLTKVHRVLTFEQTPWLKIYIDYNTEKRKQSRNTFEKDFYKLMNNSVFGKTMENLRKRMDVKLVNSEKKAIKLTCKPTFHEFRIFSDDLVGVHMLKSKLYLNRPIYVGFSILDISKTLMYDFHYNYIKRKFESHARLLFTDTDSLAYTIQTDDFYQHMLEDSDLFDTSEFRKDNPLYSTKNKKVLGKMKDETHGDAIHAFVGLKSKMYAYTYNTMEDIDGTEVMTHVESKKAKGIKKYVIENHTRFEQYKECLLQNRIILSQMNQIRSFKHQLYNISMTKIGLSPFDDKRYLLDDGITSYAYGHWRLQSKESELS